The following are encoded in a window of Panicum virgatum strain AP13 chromosome 5N, P.virgatum_v5, whole genome shotgun sequence genomic DNA:
- the LOC120673168 gene encoding potassium transporter 5-like codes for MAEPQHTSSNGAAHGDADPQYASEKMPPKRLQRFDSLHMEAGKIPGVSTHAAKAGWATTLHFAFQSIGVVYGDMGTSPLYVFSSTFTDGINNTDDLLGVTSLIIYTVILLPLIKYCFIVLRANDNGDGGTFALYSLISRYARISLIPNQQAEDAMVSRYKLESPTNRTKRAHWIKNKMENSPKFKVMLFLVTVLATSMVIGDGVLTPCISVLSAVGGIKQKATTLTQGQIAGIAIAILIVLFLVQRFGTDKVGYTFAPVILTWFMLIAGIGIYNLTKHDTGVLKAFNPKYIVDYFKRNGKQGWISLGGVILCITGTEAMFADLGHFNVRAIQIGFSVVLFPSVLLAYIGQAAYLRVYPENVANTFYKSIPGPLYWPTFVVAVAAAIIASQAMISGAFAIIAQSQVLGCFPRVRVTHTSTKYEGQVYIPEINYALMILCVAVTAIFQTTEKIGNAYGIAVVFVMFITTLLVTLVMVMIWKTSLLWIALFLVIFGGAELIYLSSAFYKFTQGGYLPLVFAAILMFIMATWHYVHVHRYNYELQNKVSSNYMAELASRQNLARLPGIGFLYSELVQGIPPILPHLVERVPCIHSVLVIISIKYLPISKIETSERFLFRYVEPTDYRVFRCVVRYGYNDKVEDPGEFEGLLIEHLKQFIHEESFYSQRYHLTEELGDTIEPSVGVQEARLSKSFSDRITTSPPNGSINEIQIIQKEMEDGIVHMLGETNVVAEPNAYFFKKIIVDYAYNFMRKNFRQPEKITCVPHNRLLRVGMTYEI; via the exons GCTGGCTGGGCAACCACACTACATTTCGCATTCCAGAGCATAGGTGTGGTTTATGGCGACATGGGGACTTCTCCTCTCTACGTTTTCTCCAGCACCTTTACAGATGGGATCAACAACACAGATGACCTCCTTGGAGTCACGTCTCTAATTATCTACACTGTGATTCTCCTTCCGTTGATAAAATATTGTTTTATTGTCCTGCGAGCTAATGACAACGGTGATG GAGGCACATTTGCACTTTATTCATTGATATCACGGTATGCTAGGATTAGCTTGATACCTAATCAGCAGGCTGAAGATGCAATGGTCTCTCGCTACAAGTTAGAGTCCCCCACAAATCGTACCAAGAGGGCTCATTGGATCAAGAACAAGATGGAAAACAGTCCAAAATTTAAGGTCATGCTTTTCCTAGTAACAGTCCTGGCAACATCCATGGTAATTGGTGATGGTGTTCTAACCCCATGTATCTCAG TGCTTAGTGCAGTTGGGGGGATCAAGCAAAAAGCAACAACCCTGACTCAAG GACAGATTGCTGGCATAGCAATAGCCATTTTGATTGTCCTCTTTCTTGTTCAGCGCTTTGGCACAGACAAAGTTGGGTACACATTTGCCCCTGTAATCTTGACATGGTTCATGTTAATTGCTGGTATTGGAATTTATAATTTGACCAAACATGATACCGGTGTTCTGAAAGCATTCAATCCGAAATATATCGTGGACTATTTCAAAAGAAATGGAAAACAGGGATGGATTTCTCTAGGAGGGGTTATTTTATGCATTACAG GAACAGAAGCTATGTTTGCCGACCTTGGTCACTTCAATGTTAGAGCCATTCAG ATTGGCTTCTCAGTAGTTCTGTTCCCTTCAGTACTGCTGGCATACATTGGACAAGCTGCATATCTTCGTGTCTACCCGGAAAATGTTGCAAATACATTCTACAAATCAATTCCAG GTCCATTATATTGGCCAACATTTGTGGTGGCTGTAGCTGCTGCTATAATTGCAAGCCAAGCTATGATATCTGGTGCCTTTGCAATTATTGCTCAATCCCAAGTTCTAGGTTGCTTTCCACGTGTTCGTGTGACCCACACATCAACAAAGTATGAAGGACAAGTCTACATCCCAGAGATCAACTATGCATTGATGATTTTATGTGTAGCTGTTACAGCTATTTTCCAAACAACAGAAAAGATTGGCAATGCATATG GTATTGCTGTTGTCTTTGTGATGTTTATAACAACACTTCTAGTCACTTTAGTAATGGTTATGATATGGAAGACAAGCCTGCTATGGATTGCACTCTTTCTAGTAATATTTGGTGGAGCAGAGCTCATATATTTATCCTCAGCATTCTACAAGTTTACTCAAGGTGGGTACTTGCCGCTGGTTTTTGCAGCGATCTTAATGTTTATAATGGCCACGTGGCACTATGTCCATGTTCACCGATACAACTATGAGCTCCAAAACAAAGTCTCAAGTAACTATATGGCAGAATTGGCCTCAAGGCAAAATCTGGCCAGGTTGCCAGGAATAGGCTTTTTGTACTCTGAGCTTGTGCAAGGCATCCCACCCATACTTCCTCACTTGGTAGAGAGAGTACCTTGCATCCATTCAGTTCTAGTGATTATCTCAATAAAGTATTTACCGATCAGTAAGATAGAAACAAGCGAACGGTTCCTGTTCCGATATGTGGAGCCAACAGATTACAGGGTATTTCGATGTGTGGTGCGTTATGGATACAATGATAAAGTAGAAGATCCAGGAGAATTCGAGGGCTTACTAATTGAACATTTGAAACAATTCATACATGAAGAATCATTCTACAGCCAACGATATCATCTAACAGAAGAATTAGGAGACACAATAGAGCCTTCTGTCGGAGTTCAAGAGGCAAGATTGTCCAAAAGTTTTTCAGATAGAATCACAACTTCTCCACCAAATGGAAGCATCAATGAGATCCAAATAATACAGAAAGAGATGGAGGACGGTATTGTCCATATGCTAGGAGAAACTAATGTGGTGGCAGAGCCAAATGCATATTTCTTTAAGAAGATAATAGTCGACTATGCCTACAATTTCATGAGGAAGAACTTCAGGCAACCAGAGAAGATAACCTGTGTCCCTCATAACAGACTGTTACGGGTGGGAATGACATACGAGATCTAG
- the LOC120675116 gene encoding uncharacterized mitochondrial protein AtMg00810-like → MILSASSDALLRDIIANLRSAFKVKDLGPVHYFLGIDVRRTPSGFVLSQASYARNVLERAGMGNCKPAPTPVDTKAKLSSGDGELISDSTWYRSIAGGLQYLTLTRPDIAYAVQQVCLHMHAPRTSHATLLKRVLRYVKGTTHLGLHLHGTATPTLTAYMDADWAGCPDTCRSTSGFCIFLGDSLVSWSAKRQTIVSRSSTEAENRGVANAVAEST, encoded by the coding sequence ATGATCCTGTCGGCATCCAGCGACGCCTTGCTCCGTGACATCATCGCAAACCTTCGGTCTGCGTTCAAGGTGAAGGATCTCGGCCCGGTTCACTACTTCCTCGGCATCGACGTTCGCCGCACGCCGTCTGGCTTCGTCCTTAGCCAGGCCTCTTATGCTCGCAATGTTCTTGAACGCGCGGGCATGGGGAACTGCAAGCCAGCTCCGACTCCAGTTGACACCAAGGCCAAGCTCTCCAGCGGTGATGGCGAACTCATCAGCGACTCCACCTGGTACCGTAGCATCGCCGGCGGCCTGCAATACCTAACGCTCACACGGCCGGACATAGCATACGCGGTACAACAAGTCTGCCTCCACATGCACGCGCCACGGACAAGCCACGCTACGCTGCTCAAGCGCGTTCTACGCTACGTCAAGGGCACCACGCATCTCGGCCTTCATCTACACGGGACGGCCACGCCGACACTGACTGCCTACATGGACGCGGACTGGGCGGGCTGCCCCGACACCTGTCGGTCCACCTCCGGGTTCTGCATCTTCCTCGGCGACTCCCTTGTTTCTTGGTCCGCCAAGAGGCAGACCATCGTCTCCAGATCGAGCACAGAGGCGGAGAACCGTGGCGTCGCCAATGCCGTGGCCGAGTCCACCTAG
- the LOC120672227 gene encoding uncharacterized protein LOC120672227: MEVPAAPAVGKRMWSYLRAIFFMARKGLLSNKRKLLLGMHLLIKRRNKAVPRTVAALLSHHHGSNALRRRDYEFSCSNSPDPAAAGFSASSRRHLAYFPCLGAVAQEDDGRYVHGSSLQPAPVGRIEYYAAAAASPAPSSPGILLRELAPGEPAAEDQSSYCCASPALQLGGGDGAFSVRVSNYSSEDEGGAGAQAVDDEVEEFIRRFYDQLRRQNTVALLPYMQESAA; encoded by the coding sequence ATGGAGGtgcccgcggcgccggcggtggggaaGCGGATGTGGAGCTACCTGCGCGCGATCTTCTTCATGGCGCGCAAGGGCCTGCTCTCCAACAAGCGCAAGCTCCTCCTCGGCATGCacctcctcatcaagcgccgcaACAAGGCCGTGCCGCGCACCGTCGCCGCGCTCCTCTCCCACCACCACGGCAGCaacgcgctgcgccgccgcgactACGAGTTCTCCTGCAGCAACAGcccggaccccgccgccgccggcttctcGGCGTCCAGCAGGCGCCACCTCGCCTACTTCCCCTGCCTCGGCGCGGTGGCCCAGGAGGACGACGGCCGCTACGTACACGGCTCCTCCCTGCAGCCCGCGCCCGTCGGCAGGATCGAGtactacgccgccgccgccgcatcccccgcgccgtcgtcgccggggATCCTACTGCGGGAGCTCGCGCCGGGGGAGCCAGCTGCAGAGGATCAGTCGTCCTACTGCTGCGCGTCGcccgcgctgcagctcggcggcggcgacggcgcattCTCGGTGCGGGTGTCCAACTACTCATCGGAGGACGAAGGGGGCGCCGGCGCCCAGGCCGTGGACGACGAGGTGGAGGAGTTCATCCGCCGCTTCTACGACCAGCTCCGCCGCCAGAACACCGTCGCGCTGCTCCCGTACATGCAGGAGTCCGCCGCGTGA